The Erythrobacter sp. Alg231-14 genome has a segment encoding these proteins:
- a CDS encoding acetyl-CoA C-acetyltransferase produces MSEAYIVDAVRTPRGIGKVGKGALAHMHPQHLAATCLKAIATRNALDTSTVGDVVWSVSSQDGKQGGDMGRMAALDAGYDVQSSGMTLDRFCGGGITSVNVAAALIMSGMEDCVVAGGTEMMSLTSEMAKAKMQAGIMPPIMGAGNERLSKKHPQSQQGICGDAIATIEGFTREDLDMVAFKSQQNAAKAIEEGRFDKSVVPVVDDDGNVVLDKEEFPKPGTTMEILGGLPASFEKMAELSMAPGQPTFREMVNQKYPDVDIKHFHGPGNSSGVVDGAAAVLVCSKEYCEANDLKPRARIVATANMGDCPTLMLNAPVPAAKKVLEKAGLTLDDIDLFEINEAFAVVTAKFMKDLDLDWDRVNVNGGSIALGHPIGATGSILIGTIVDELERREGRYGLVTMCAAGGMAPAIIVERVDGFVD; encoded by the coding sequence ATGAGCGAAGCATACATAGTTGACGCCGTTCGCACCCCGCGAGGGATCGGCAAAGTTGGCAAGGGCGCTCTGGCGCACATGCATCCCCAACACTTGGCGGCAACGTGTCTTAAAGCGATTGCGACGCGCAACGCACTGGACACTTCCACCGTGGGTGATGTCGTCTGGTCTGTCTCAAGCCAAGATGGCAAACAAGGCGGCGATATGGGCCGTATGGCGGCGCTTGACGCTGGTTATGACGTCCAATCCAGCGGCATGACGCTCGACCGGTTTTGTGGCGGAGGCATCACATCGGTGAACGTCGCCGCAGCTCTCATCATGAGCGGCATGGAAGATTGTGTTGTCGCAGGCGGTACAGAGATGATGAGCCTTACGTCTGAGATGGCCAAAGCGAAGATGCAGGCGGGCATCATGCCGCCAATCATGGGCGCCGGTAACGAACGCCTTTCCAAGAAGCATCCGCAATCACAGCAAGGCATTTGCGGCGACGCAATCGCAACAATCGAAGGTTTTACTCGCGAAGATCTCGACATGGTCGCGTTCAAGAGTCAGCAAAACGCTGCCAAAGCGATTGAGGAAGGCCGGTTTGATAAATCGGTCGTTCCGGTTGTTGACGATGACGGCAATGTCGTCCTCGATAAGGAAGAATTCCCCAAGCCAGGCACGACCATGGAAATTCTGGGCGGCCTTCCCGCTTCGTTTGAGAAAATGGCCGAACTCTCGATGGCTCCGGGTCAGCCGACTTTCCGCGAGATGGTCAATCAGAAATACCCTGATGTTGATATCAAGCACTTCCACGGGCCAGGCAATTCTTCCGGCGTGGTGGATGGCGCTGCGGCGGTATTGGTGTGTTCGAAAGAGTATTGCGAAGCGAACGACCTCAAACCGCGCGCCCGTATCGTTGCCACCGCCAACATGGGCGATTGCCCAACTTTGATGCTCAACGCTCCGGTTCCGGCCGCAAAGAAGGTTCTTGAGAAAGCCGGCCTTACGCTGGACGATATCGACCTTTTCGAGATCAACGAAGCCTTTGCCGTTGTAACCGCCAAGTTCATGAAAGATCTCGATCTGGATTGGGATCGCGTCAACGTGAATGGCGGATCGATTGCGTTGGGGCACCCAATCGGTGCCACCGGTTCCATCCTGATCGGCACAATCGTCGATGAGCTTGAGCGCCGCGAAGGGCGTTACGGCTTGGTCACAATGTGTGCGGCGGGCGGTATGGCTCCAGCTATCATTGTTGAACGTGTCGATGGCTTCGTCGACTAA
- a CDS encoding crotonase/enoyl-CoA hydratase family protein has translation MSEEVLTQVEDGVLIVTINRPEAKNAMTKAASEAIAAAMDRLDAEDDLRVGILTGAGGTFCSGMDLKGFLRGESPSVPGRGFGGVVQAPPAKPLIAAVEGYALAGGLELMIACDLVVANSAAKFGIPEAKRGLVAAAGGVMMLPDQIPERIAMELALTGDFIDAGRAYELGLINTVTDGSALEGAMALAAKIAANGPLAVRVSKQVMKESRAWAMADRYDNQAKLIAPVFVSEDAREGAAAFAEKRAPNWKGK, from the coding sequence GTGAGCGAAGAAGTCCTGACCCAAGTGGAAGACGGTGTTTTGATCGTAACGATCAACCGTCCCGAAGCCAAAAACGCGATGACCAAAGCAGCGTCAGAAGCGATTGCCGCAGCAATGGATCGGCTTGATGCCGAAGACGATTTGCGGGTTGGCATTCTAACCGGTGCCGGTGGAACATTCTGTTCAGGCATGGATTTGAAAGGCTTCTTGCGCGGTGAAAGCCCAAGCGTTCCAGGTCGCGGCTTTGGCGGCGTGGTTCAAGCGCCACCGGCCAAACCTTTGATCGCCGCGGTCGAAGGGTACGCATTGGCCGGCGGTCTCGAATTGATGATTGCTTGCGATTTGGTCGTTGCAAATTCTGCCGCGAAATTCGGCATCCCCGAAGCGAAGCGTGGCCTTGTCGCTGCGGCCGGCGGGGTGATGATGCTTCCAGATCAAATCCCAGAGCGGATCGCAATGGAACTCGCCCTGACAGGTGATTTCATCGACGCTGGACGCGCCTATGAATTGGGTCTCATCAACACGGTGACCGATGGGTCCGCTTTGGAAGGCGCTATGGCGTTGGCCGCGAAGATTGCGGCCAATGGCCCGCTCGCGGTTCGTGTTTCCAAGCAAGTGATGAAAGAATCGCGCGCCTGGGCAATGGCAGACCGCTACGACAATCAAGCCAAGCTTATCGCTCCGGTTTTCGTATCCGAAGACGCCCGCGAAGGGGCCGCTGCATTCGCGGAGAAACGCGCGCCCAATTGGAAGGGCAAGTAA
- a CDS encoding acyl-CoA dehydrogenase family protein, translated as MPVIDVPQPAFMEDEEISIFADAVGKFYQQHAPQKRVQKWREDGQVEREFWNEAGQAGLLGVSVPEEYGGHGGDFRHDMVVLDQQFKNEVDGFAASLHNTIILPYIVRHGTEEQKKKYLPKLVTGDLVSAIAMTEPGVGSDLQSITTTALKDGNGYRINGAKTYISSGQTADFIVVVAKTDPNERAKGISLMLLETEGAEGFERGKKLDKIGQDAADTSELFFDDVFVPAENVLGGVEGKGFYQLMGELPQERLVIAMQSMSAIEKAMDVTVEYVKDRKAFGQTIWDFQNTQFVLADLKARGTAARVFVNDCIAKLLKGELDVGTASMAKYLVTELQSEVVDKCLQLHGGAGYINDYPIAKMFRDGRITRIFGGSNEVMKMLIARGM; from the coding sequence ATGCCCGTCATCGACGTGCCTCAGCCAGCATTTATGGAAGACGAAGAGATTTCGATCTTCGCGGATGCGGTCGGGAAGTTTTACCAACAACATGCTCCACAAAAACGCGTTCAAAAATGGCGTGAAGACGGGCAGGTTGAACGTGAATTTTGGAATGAAGCAGGCCAAGCAGGTCTGCTCGGCGTGTCTGTTCCGGAAGAATATGGCGGCCATGGAGGCGACTTCCGCCATGACATGGTTGTGCTCGACCAACAGTTCAAAAATGAAGTGGATGGATTTGCCGCTTCCCTGCACAATACGATCATCCTGCCATATATTGTTCGCCACGGCACCGAAGAGCAAAAGAAGAAATACCTTCCCAAGCTTGTAACTGGGGATTTGGTCAGTGCAATTGCAATGACAGAGCCAGGCGTTGGCTCGGACTTGCAGTCGATCACCACGACCGCGCTGAAAGACGGGAATGGCTACCGGATCAATGGGGCCAAAACCTATATCTCTAGCGGACAAACAGCCGATTTCATCGTTGTCGTCGCCAAGACTGACCCCAATGAGCGCGCCAAGGGCATCTCGCTTATGTTGCTTGAAACTGAAGGGGCAGAGGGTTTCGAACGCGGCAAAAAGCTCGATAAGATCGGGCAAGACGCGGCGGATACCTCGGAACTGTTCTTTGATGATGTGTTTGTGCCTGCTGAAAACGTCCTTGGCGGAGTAGAGGGCAAAGGCTTCTACCAGTTGATGGGCGAATTGCCTCAGGAACGCTTGGTCATTGCAATGCAATCCATGAGTGCGATCGAAAAAGCCATGGATGTGACGGTCGAATACGTCAAAGATCGCAAGGCTTTTGGTCAAACGATTTGGGATTTCCAAAACACCCAATTCGTCTTGGCTGACCTTAAAGCGCGCGGCACAGCAGCCCGCGTGTTTGTAAATGATTGCATCGCCAAATTGCTCAAGGGTGAACTCGATGTCGGCACTGCTAGCATGGCCAAATATCTGGTCACCGAATTGCAGAGCGAAGTCGTTGACAAATGTCTTCAACTGCATGGCGGCGCAGGTTACATCAATGACTACCCGATCGCTAAAATGTTCCGCGATGGCCGCATCACGCGGATTTTCGGTGGGTCGAATGAAGTCATGAAAATGCTCATTGCGCGCGGTATGTAA